A section of the Marinoscillum sp. 108 genome encodes:
- a CDS encoding efflux RND transporter periplasmic adaptor subunit, translating into MAKKKKSNNKILYILIGVVVLLIVFAMVGKSQGWVGQKKAIEVEFGKVEKATIVEKVSASGSVQPVVEVKISPEVPGEIIKLSIEEGDSVTKGDFLLKIRPDNFMSVLERTRANLNQQKANLADAKAREARAKANYKRAELEYERQKKLYAEKVISDADFQLSEANYNVALQDLESATQNVEAAKYIVQSSQASVNEALENLRLTEIEAPMSGIVSKLDVEEGETVVGTSQMQGTEMLRIADLSNMEVRVDVNENDIIRISEGDTAIIDVDSYSYMDKTFKGVVTQIANSANTKVSSDAVTEFEVRIKILNSSYQDLIKENGMKYPFRPGMTASVDIITETKRDILTVPLSAVTTRKANSEGEEDAEDSETSLDQELDEVVFTVADGKAVKTIVKTGISDFERIEIVEGLKEGDEVVSGPFLAVSKRLKDGDGIEAKKEEKKEGDSEE; encoded by the coding sequence ATGGCCAAAAAGAAAAAATCAAATAACAAGATATTATATATCCTGATCGGGGTTGTTGTGTTGCTCATCGTGTTTGCGATGGTTGGTAAATCCCAGGGTTGGGTAGGACAGAAAAAGGCCATTGAGGTAGAGTTTGGCAAGGTGGAGAAAGCTACTATTGTAGAGAAGGTGAGTGCCTCAGGCTCCGTACAGCCTGTGGTAGAAGTGAAAATCAGCCCGGAAGTGCCCGGCGAGATCATTAAGCTGTCCATCGAAGAAGGAGATTCTGTAACCAAGGGAGATTTTCTGTTGAAAATCAGACCGGACAATTTCATGTCTGTGCTGGAGCGAACCAGGGCCAACCTGAATCAACAAAAAGCCAACCTGGCCGATGCCAAAGCAAGAGAAGCTCGTGCAAAAGCCAACTATAAGCGAGCAGAGCTCGAGTATGAAAGACAAAAGAAGTTGTACGCCGAGAAGGTGATTTCAGATGCCGATTTTCAGCTTTCAGAAGCCAATTATAATGTCGCTCTTCAGGATCTGGAATCCGCTACTCAAAATGTGGAAGCTGCGAAATACATAGTGCAGAGCTCTCAGGCCTCGGTAAATGAGGCACTTGAAAACCTTCGTCTCACGGAGATTGAAGCGCCAATGAGTGGAATTGTTTCTAAGTTGGATGTGGAAGAGGGAGAGACTGTAGTCGGTACCTCACAGATGCAGGGTACGGAGATGCTGCGTATCGCGGACCTTTCCAATATGGAAGTGAGGGTGGATGTAAATGAAAATGACATCATACGCATCTCAGAGGGTGATACAGCGATTATCGATGTGGATTCTTATTCCTATATGGATAAAACCTTTAAGGGAGTGGTCACGCAGATTGCCAACTCTGCCAATACCAAAGTGTCGTCAGATGCAGTGACTGAGTTTGAGGTAAGGATTAAAATTTTGAATTCTTCTTATCAGGACCTGATTAAGGAAAACGGAATGAAGTACCCCTTCAGACCAGGAATGACCGCCAGTGTGGATATTATTACCGAAACCAAACGCGACATCCTCACAGTGCCACTTTCTGCTGTGACTACCCGAAAAGCTAACAGTGAAGGAGAAGAGGATGCTGAAGACTCAGAGACCTCACTGGATCAGGAACTGGATGAGGTGGTATTTACAGTAGCTGACGGAAAAGCAGTGAAAACCATTGTGAAGACCGGAATTAGTGATTTCGAGCGCATCGAAATTGTGGAAGGATTGAAAGAAGGGGATGAAGTGGTTTCAGGCCCATTCCTGGCCGTATCTAAGCGATTGAAGGATGGAGATGGTATCGAAGCTAAAAAAGAAGAAAAGAAGGAAGGAGATTCGGAAGAATAA
- the ligA gene encoding NAD-dependent DNA ligase LigA, with protein sequence MSTSPQEKIANLTKELNHYSYLYYQENKSEISDFEFDQKLKQLEELEAAYPEFKLEDSPTHRVGGTITKNFNTVYHKSRMLSLGNTYSKDDLIEFDKRVMKGLGTEDYEYFCELKFDGVAISLLYEQGVLSQAVTRGDGEKGDEVTSNVKTIRTIPLRLNGDYPESFEVRGEVFMPKKVFKALNEERAKNGEALLANPRNTASGTLKMQDSSVVASRKLDCYLYSLLGDAITTSTHEESIHLLERMNFNVSPTYARCKGLEEVFEYINTWEQKRHELPVETDGIVIKVNSTAHQEELGFTAKTPRWAISYKYKSEAAETRLNNITYQVGRTGAITPVAELEPVLLAGTTVKRASLHNANEIERLDIRIGDYVFVEKGGEIIPKITGVNHDRRAADSKETIYQNSCPECGTPLVRKEGEANHYCPNADGCPPQVMGRVEHFISRNAMDIAHLGPKTIEGLFKTGKISGIADLYSLTFEDLNGLKFEDKDELTGEVKIRSIKDKSAQNIVESLEASKQIPFESVLFGLGIRYVGRTVAEKLAEHFKTIDNLRNTSMEEVIAVHEIGERIAESVVNFFSIPENIELIERLKAAGLQMRVEETQTPEHQSQIFQGKTVVVSGVFESFEREELKKLIKSLGGKVSSSISGSTDFLIAGANMGPAKLEKAQNLGTQILSEKEFSEMINQ encoded by the coding sequence ATGAGCACATCACCACAAGAGAAAATCGCCAACCTCACCAAAGAGCTGAATCATTACAGTTATCTCTATTATCAGGAGAACAAATCTGAAATCTCTGATTTCGAATTTGATCAGAAGCTGAAGCAGTTGGAAGAATTGGAAGCAGCCTATCCCGAGTTTAAACTGGAGGATTCTCCTACGCACCGAGTAGGTGGCACCATCACTAAAAATTTCAACACCGTCTATCACAAATCACGAATGCTTTCACTTGGAAATACGTATTCCAAGGATGATCTTATCGAATTTGACAAACGGGTAATGAAAGGATTGGGAACGGAGGATTATGAGTACTTCTGTGAGCTCAAATTCGATGGAGTGGCCATCAGCCTGCTCTATGAGCAAGGGGTGCTCAGCCAGGCCGTCACCCGCGGAGACGGTGAAAAGGGCGATGAAGTGACCAGCAACGTCAAAACGATTCGCACCATTCCCTTACGACTCAATGGTGATTACCCTGAATCTTTTGAGGTTCGGGGCGAGGTATTCATGCCCAAGAAGGTCTTCAAAGCACTCAACGAAGAACGTGCAAAAAATGGAGAGGCACTACTTGCCAATCCGCGAAATACTGCCTCAGGCACACTGAAGATGCAGGACTCTTCTGTGGTAGCCAGCCGAAAGCTGGACTGTTACCTGTACAGCTTACTTGGAGACGCCATTACCACTAGCACCCACGAAGAGTCCATCCATCTCCTGGAGCGTATGAATTTCAACGTCTCACCCACCTATGCCCGATGTAAAGGTCTTGAAGAAGTCTTTGAATACATCAACACCTGGGAGCAAAAAAGACACGAACTGCCTGTGGAGACCGACGGAATCGTCATCAAGGTCAATAGCACAGCTCATCAGGAAGAACTTGGATTCACAGCCAAAACACCGCGCTGGGCCATTTCATACAAATACAAATCTGAAGCCGCAGAGACCCGACTGAATAACATCACCTATCAGGTGGGGCGCACCGGAGCCATCACCCCTGTGGCTGAGCTGGAACCTGTACTGTTGGCTGGCACCACCGTAAAACGTGCCTCCCTGCACAATGCCAATGAAATAGAGCGACTGGATATTCGGATTGGAGACTATGTGTTTGTGGAAAAAGGAGGTGAAATCATTCCGAAAATCACTGGGGTAAATCACGATCGTCGTGCTGCGGATTCAAAAGAAACGATCTACCAGAACAGTTGCCCGGAGTGTGGCACCCCACTGGTGAGAAAAGAAGGAGAAGCCAATCACTACTGTCCCAACGCAGATGGTTGTCCTCCACAGGTCATGGGACGTGTGGAGCATTTCATTTCCAGAAATGCCATGGACATTGCCCACCTGGGCCCAAAAACCATCGAGGGCCTCTTCAAGACAGGTAAAATATCCGGAATTGCAGATCTGTATTCACTCACTTTTGAGGACCTGAATGGATTGAAGTTTGAGGACAAAGATGAACTCACCGGGGAAGTAAAGATCAGGTCCATCAAAGATAAATCCGCACAGAATATTGTGGAATCACTGGAAGCATCCAAGCAGATTCCTTTTGAAAGCGTCCTGTTTGGGCTTGGTATAAGGTATGTGGGGCGCACAGTAGCTGAGAAGCTGGCTGAGCACTTCAAGACCATCGACAACCTCCGAAATACCAGTATGGAAGAGGTGATCGCAGTTCATGAGATCGGTGAGCGAATAGCCGAAAGTGTGGTGAATTTCTTTAGCATCCCTGAGAACATAGAACTGATAGAACGACTCAAGGCCGCTGGCCTGCAAATGAGGGTGGAAGAAACCCAAACTCCGGAGCATCAGTCGCAAATATTTCAGGGAAAAACGGTTGTGGTCTCAGGGGTTTTTGAGAGTTTTGAACGTGAGGAATTGAAAAAACTCATCAAAAGCCTTGGCGGGAAGGTCTCCAGTTCCATTTCCGGAAGCACTGATTTTTTGATTGCTGGTGCCAATATGGGCCCGGCCAAACTGGAAAAGGCTCAAAATCTGGGCACCCAAATACTCTCAGAGAAGGAGTTTAGTGAGATGATTAACCAATGA
- a CDS encoding DUF1015 domain-containing protein, with translation MAEIRPFAGWRYHQKHTQNIDRLTSPLFDVVSNKQREVLYQTEYNSIHLSVPQGEHPAELAKKKLSKWKQDGVIVQDQLPGIYVYFQHFSLAGRDQTYIRKGFICNIRIYEWGEKEILRHESTMPFSVDDRMQLLHETQLNVSPTHGLYTDPNAEIEKYLDESMLAPIYESEDYQGVRDVLSVIHDAKIIGRIQEIIREKKIILADGHHRYEGSLNYMQQRRKENPKHTGQEGYNYHMMMLTNTEADDLRILPTHRVVRDLDNFSEEWLLNQLEEDFTIKTVENAPDVNEIILGKQWAFGLLIGDNAYKIRLKPEKINEIKWNFPDEVKALDLTVMHYFIFEKILEIPGQKQVNARNITFQRNFTECLREVLKGEAQFALITKDISIETVKQVCYSGFTMPQKSTYFYPKVISGFVFSSIDDHEFQTPFDSCFQ, from the coding sequence ATGGCGGAAATCAGACCATTTGCTGGCTGGAGGTACCATCAAAAGCATACTCAAAATATCGATAGACTTACCTCACCACTCTTTGATGTGGTCTCAAATAAACAGCGGGAAGTGCTTTATCAAACCGAGTATAACAGCATTCACCTTTCGGTACCCCAAGGAGAACATCCTGCCGAACTGGCCAAAAAAAAACTGAGCAAATGGAAGCAGGATGGGGTAATCGTTCAGGATCAGCTGCCAGGAATCTATGTCTACTTTCAGCATTTTTCATTGGCAGGCAGAGACCAGACCTACATCCGAAAAGGCTTCATCTGCAACATTAGAATTTACGAGTGGGGCGAAAAGGAAATCCTGAGGCATGAGAGTACCATGCCATTTTCAGTAGATGATCGCATGCAGCTTCTCCATGAAACCCAACTCAATGTGTCCCCTACCCACGGGCTCTATACCGACCCGAATGCAGAAATAGAAAAGTACCTGGATGAAAGCATGCTGGCGCCCATCTATGAGTCAGAAGATTATCAGGGAGTAAGAGACGTACTTTCCGTCATCCATGATGCCAAAATCATAGGCAGGATTCAGGAAATCATTAGGGAGAAGAAAATCATACTGGCAGATGGTCATCATCGCTACGAGGGTTCACTCAACTACATGCAGCAGCGCCGAAAGGAGAATCCAAAGCATACCGGACAGGAAGGGTACAACTACCACATGATGATGCTCACCAATACCGAGGCGGATGATCTGAGAATACTGCCCACCCACCGGGTGGTGCGTGATCTGGATAACTTCTCCGAAGAATGGCTCCTAAACCAACTGGAAGAGGATTTCACCATCAAAACGGTGGAAAATGCACCGGATGTCAATGAGATCATTTTGGGCAAACAGTGGGCTTTCGGGCTTTTGATAGGTGATAATGCTTATAAAATTCGTCTAAAGCCGGAAAAAATCAACGAGATCAAATGGAATTTCCCAGATGAAGTGAAAGCCCTGGACCTGACGGTAATGCATTATTTTATATTTGAGAAAATCCTGGAAATCCCCGGCCAGAAACAGGTGAATGCCAGAAACATTACCTTTCAACGAAACTTCACAGAGTGCCTAAGGGAGGTGCTCAAAGGTGAAGCACAGTTTGCTTTAATTACCAAGGATATTTCAATTGAAACTGTCAAGCAAGTATGCTACAGTGGATTCACAATGCCCCAGAAATCAACCTACTTTTACCCTAAAGTCATTAGTGGTTTCGTATTTAGTTCCATAGACGATCATGAGTTTCAGACACCCTTTGATTCTTGCTTCCAATAG
- the dapA gene encoding 4-hydroxy-tetrahydrodipicolinate synthase: MNTEIFKGTGVALITPFNKDQSIDFDGLKAVIDHVSEGEVDYLVILGTTGEAPTITAEEKNQVTEFVIANNPRNLPIVYGLGGNSTKWVTDQLDLIKDYPLAAILSLSPYYNKPSQAGIVQHYEAIADASPFPVILYNVPARTSSNITTETTVTLSKHPNIIGTKEASGNLTQCMEIRANTDEDFLLISGDDALTLPMMSFGCVGAISVIANLQPAAFSRMVKLALAGDFKGASKLHFELLQGYELVSAEGNPVSVKSGLDAFGLIQNTVRSPLYAGSKELIRHFKMYLNK; this comes from the coding sequence ATGAATACTGAAATTTTTAAAGGTACCGGAGTGGCCTTGATTACCCCATTCAATAAAGATCAAAGTATTGACTTTGACGGTCTGAAAGCGGTAATAGATCACGTAAGTGAGGGAGAAGTGGATTACCTGGTCATTCTGGGTACAACTGGCGAGGCACCTACCATCACTGCGGAAGAGAAGAATCAGGTAACCGAATTCGTCATTGCCAATAACCCCCGGAATTTGCCAATCGTATATGGTCTGGGTGGAAACAGTACCAAATGGGTGACCGATCAGCTTGATCTGATCAAGGACTACCCTCTGGCGGCTATCCTGAGCCTTAGTCCTTACTATAACAAGCCATCACAGGCAGGCATTGTACAGCACTATGAGGCCATTGCCGACGCAAGTCCCTTTCCGGTGATATTGTACAACGTACCCGCCAGAACCAGCTCTAACATCACCACTGAGACCACTGTAACGCTTTCAAAACACCCTAATATCATTGGAACCAAGGAAGCTTCTGGAAACCTCACACAGTGCATGGAAATCAGAGCCAACACAGATGAGGACTTTCTATTGATATCAGGTGATGATGCACTCACCCTTCCGATGATGTCCTTTGGTTGTGTGGGTGCCATTTCTGTCATTGCCAATCTGCAGCCGGCGGCATTTTCACGAATGGTCAAACTAGCACTTGCCGGTGATTTCAAAGGAGCATCCAAGCTCCACTTTGAGCTATTGCAGGGCTACGAACTGGTCTCAGCAGAAGGCAACCCGGTTTCTGTTAAATCCGGTCTGGATGCTTTTGGACTTATTCAAAACACCGTACGATCGCCTCTTTATGCAGGTAGCAAAGAACTCATCAGACATTTCAAAATGTATCTGAATAAATAG
- a CDS encoding histone H1, translated as MKRFEQLKELVDSLEADFSKFYDKENSAAGTRVRKGMQELKNLSQEIRIEVQDMKNKA; from the coding sequence ATGAAAAGATTCGAACAACTTAAAGAATTAGTAGATTCTCTTGAAGCAGATTTCAGCAAATTTTATGACAAAGAAAACTCTGCAGCAGGAACAAGAGTTAGAAAAGGAATGCAAGAGCTGAAGAACCTCTCACAAGAGATCAGAATCGAAGTGCAGGACATGAAAAACAAAGCATAA
- a CDS encoding aminotransferase class I/II-fold pyridoxal phosphate-dependent enzyme, whose product MDLFEKLLQDRGPLGQHSYFDDNFYMFPKLEGEIAPRMKFRGKEVLTWSLNNYLGLANHPEVRKADAEAAAEWGMAYPMGARMMTGNTVYHEQLERELAAFVQKDSAMLLNFGYQGVMSVIDALVDRKDVIVYDAESHACIIDGLRLHMGKRFVYPHNDIENLEKQLKRAERLVGETGGGILVITEGVFGMSGNMGDLASIVKLKEKFNFRLLVDDAHGFGTMGATGAGAGEEQGVQDGIDIYFSTFAKSMASIGAFIAGDAAIIDVLKYNVRSQIFAKSLPMPLVIGNLKRLELLRTKPELKENLWTIVNAIQSGFREKGYRIGTTQSPVTPVVMNGDTMEAVNLVKDLRMEHSIFCSVVVYPVVPKGTIILRIIPTAVHSLDDVAETITAFEAVKKKLDDGVYKKAGVEGATLAQL is encoded by the coding sequence ATGGATTTATTTGAAAAATTGCTACAGGATAGGGGGCCGCTAGGACAGCATTCTTATTTTGATGATAACTTTTATATGTTCCCAAAACTGGAGGGTGAGATCGCTCCCCGAATGAAGTTTAGGGGGAAAGAAGTGTTGACCTGGAGTTTGAACAACTACCTGGGTTTGGCTAACCATCCTGAAGTAAGAAAGGCAGATGCCGAGGCAGCTGCGGAATGGGGAATGGCTTACCCTATGGGAGCCAGGATGATGACGGGAAATACCGTGTACCACGAGCAGTTAGAGAGAGAGCTGGCGGCCTTTGTGCAAAAGGATTCAGCCATGCTTTTGAACTTTGGCTATCAGGGTGTAATGTCCGTGATTGATGCTTTGGTGGATAGAAAAGATGTGATTGTGTATGATGCTGAGTCTCACGCCTGTATCATTGATGGTTTGAGATTGCACATGGGTAAGCGTTTTGTTTATCCTCACAATGACATAGAGAATCTCGAGAAGCAGTTGAAGCGTGCTGAGAGACTCGTAGGAGAAACTGGAGGAGGTATCCTTGTGATTACTGAGGGTGTCTTCGGGATGTCTGGTAACATGGGAGATCTGGCCTCTATCGTGAAGTTGAAAGAGAAATTTAATTTCAGGTTGTTGGTAGATGATGCTCACGGGTTTGGTACCATGGGAGCTACCGGAGCAGGAGCAGGTGAGGAGCAGGGCGTGCAGGATGGTATTGATATTTACTTCTCTACTTTCGCCAAGTCTATGGCCAGCATTGGGGCGTTTATTGCCGGAGATGCAGCGATCATCGATGTACTTAAATACAATGTGAGGTCTCAGATTTTTGCCAAGTCGTTGCCAATGCCACTGGTGATCGGTAACCTCAAGCGTTTGGAGCTTCTCAGAACTAAGCCTGAGTTGAAAGAAAACCTTTGGACCATAGTAAATGCCATTCAGTCTGGCTTCAGAGAAAAAGGCTACAGAATAGGCACTACACAGTCTCCGGTGACTCCTGTGGTCATGAATGGAGACACCATGGAGGCAGTAAACCTCGTAAAGGATCTCCGAATGGAGCATAGCATATTTTGTTCTGTGGTGGTGTACCCAGTGGTGCCTAAGGGTACCATTATTCTGAGGATCATCCCAACAGCAGTGCATAGTTTGGATGATGTGGCAGAGACGATCACAGCTTTTGAGGCAGTTAAGAAAAAGCTGGATGATGGAGTGTACAAAAAAGCAGGAGTAGAGGGTGCCACTTTGGCACAACTTTAG
- a CDS encoding nucleoside triphosphate pyrophosphatase produces the protein MSFRHPLILASNSPRRQELLKQAGFSFDVFVRDFDESYPEELPAEQVAEFLAVKKNKNYRELLSDQVVITADTTVVLGHLVLNKPADHAEAFSMLKSLSGRTHRVICGVCISSPKKQVAFTEITEVTFGHMTDEEINFYIEEYQPFDKAGAYGIQEWIGQTKVVSIKGSYFNVMGLPTHRVYEVLKSEFQDDI, from the coding sequence ATGAGTTTCAGACACCCTTTGATTCTTGCTTCCAATAGTCCACGGCGCCAGGAGCTGCTGAAACAAGCTGGCTTTAGCTTCGACGTGTTTGTCCGGGATTTTGACGAAAGTTATCCCGAGGAGCTTCCTGCCGAACAGGTGGCAGAATTTTTGGCAGTAAAGAAAAACAAAAATTACCGTGAGCTGCTTTCCGATCAGGTAGTGATTACTGCTGATACTACAGTCGTATTAGGCCATTTGGTACTCAATAAGCCAGCGGATCATGCGGAAGCTTTCAGCATGCTAAAATCCCTGTCGGGTCGTACTCACCGGGTGATCTGTGGGGTTTGTATCTCCTCGCCCAAGAAGCAAGTGGCCTTCACGGAAATTACAGAAGTCACCTTTGGGCACATGACCGACGAAGAAATCAACTTTTACATTGAAGAATATCAACCATTCGACAAGGCGGGTGCTTACGGTATTCAGGAATGGATCGGACAGACGAAAGTAGTGTCTATCAAAGGATCTTACTTCAACGTGATGGGCTTACCTACTCACAGGGTTTATGAAGTTTTAAAATCTGAATTTCAGGACGATATTTAA
- the accC gene encoding acetyl-CoA carboxylase biotin carboxylase subunit encodes MKIKKILIANRGEIAIRVMRSAKEMGIKTVAVYSEADKAAAHVLYADEAVLIGPPPSAQSYLVADKIIEACKLTGADAVHPGYGFLSENAQFAEKIAQAGIIFIGPSVEAIKVMGDKLASKQAVKSFDVPLVPGMDEPISDVEKAKAVAQKIGYPVMIKASAGGGGKGMRIVTDPKDFDEQMTRAVSEARSSFGDEAVFIEKFITSPKHIEVQILGDQYGNIVYLFERECSIQRRNQKVIEEAPSAVLSPEQRKRYGEAAVNVARSCNYYGAGTVEFIADAHLDFYFLEMNTRLQVEHPVTEQISGVDLVKEQIKIAQGEAISFTQEDLQINGHSIEVRVYAEDPENNFLPDTGTLSTYRRPQGAGVRVDDGYEEGMEIPIHYDPMIAKLITHGKDRAEAIERMKRAIFEYKIIGIKTTLPFCEFVLNHPDFIDGSFTTKFVEEHFTPDHVRKEPSEDLERVAAIFAFEQYKAKKERLQYTPAASQKSGWKSRIKRD; translated from the coding sequence ATGAAAATCAAGAAAATACTCATAGCCAACAGAGGCGAAATCGCCATAAGGGTGATGCGCTCTGCAAAAGAAATGGGGATAAAAACCGTAGCGGTATATAGCGAAGCTGACAAAGCAGCAGCGCACGTACTCTACGCCGACGAAGCTGTATTGATCGGGCCACCCCCCTCCGCTCAGTCCTACCTGGTCGCTGACAAAATCATTGAAGCATGCAAACTCACGGGTGCTGATGCAGTGCACCCCGGATATGGATTCCTCTCTGAAAATGCCCAGTTCGCGGAGAAAATAGCTCAGGCCGGGATCATTTTCATTGGACCATCCGTAGAGGCCATCAAAGTAATGGGCGACAAACTAGCCTCCAAGCAAGCAGTAAAATCATTTGATGTACCCCTCGTGCCTGGGATGGATGAGCCTATCAGCGATGTAGAAAAAGCAAAGGCCGTGGCACAGAAAATCGGCTATCCGGTGATGATCAAAGCAAGTGCCGGCGGTGGTGGAAAAGGCATGAGGATAGTGACCGACCCCAAAGACTTTGATGAGCAAATGACGCGAGCAGTTAGTGAAGCACGCAGCTCTTTTGGCGATGAGGCGGTTTTTATCGAGAAATTCATTACTTCCCCCAAACACATTGAGGTACAGATACTTGGTGACCAATATGGCAATATTGTCTACCTTTTTGAAAGAGAATGTAGCATACAGCGAAGAAATCAGAAAGTAATAGAGGAGGCTCCCTCTGCTGTACTGTCCCCCGAGCAACGAAAGCGATATGGAGAAGCTGCAGTAAACGTGGCCAGATCATGCAACTACTATGGAGCCGGCACGGTGGAGTTCATCGCAGATGCTCATCTGGATTTCTATTTTCTGGAAATGAACACCCGCCTGCAGGTGGAGCACCCCGTCACAGAACAGATCAGCGGCGTGGATCTGGTGAAAGAACAAATCAAAATCGCTCAGGGTGAAGCCATCTCCTTTACCCAGGAAGACCTTCAAATCAACGGACACAGCATAGAAGTGCGTGTGTATGCGGAGGATCCTGAAAACAATTTCTTACCCGACACAGGCACCTTAAGTACCTACAGACGTCCACAAGGAGCGGGTGTAAGAGTGGATGATGGCTACGAAGAAGGAATGGAGATTCCTATCCACTATGACCCAATGATCGCAAAGCTCATTACCCACGGCAAAGACCGGGCAGAGGCCATTGAAAGGATGAAAAGAGCCATTTTTGAATACAAAATTATTGGCATCAAAACTACCCTGCCTTTTTGCGAATTCGTTCTGAACCACCCCGATTTCATCGATGGGTCTTTTACAACGAAGTTTGTGGAAGAGCATTTCACACCGGATCATGTGAGAAAAGAGCCTTCTGAAGACCTGGAGCGGGTAGCGGCCATTTTTGCTTTTGAACAATACAAAGCCAAAAAAGAGCGGCTTCAGTATACCCCTGCTGCCAGTCAGAAATCTGGGTGGAAAAGTCGGATTAAGCGCGACTAG